The proteins below are encoded in one region of Juglans microcarpa x Juglans regia isolate MS1-56 chromosome 4D, Jm3101_v1.0, whole genome shotgun sequence:
- the LOC121260104 gene encoding probable methyltransferase PMT27: MAPGKSRSSKRSSSSSTSYASTITTVVFLALCVLAIWMLTSNSVAPPQTSSRTATTKSNVKKDPPAFEDNPGDLPDDAIKFDEESNNDRKSQQDQKSESSSIGNAKDPNMEDGDDGINDKQETSRVKESAEEHEERQKENEKQISDQESQQTSDEENEENQKVDGDAKTYSQESENQKLGEDQQHGTEQQHQYVVSQDENPREFQSRISNRDQEPRLQQQLREDENRGNTQDSKNDEDQQLQKQQEEEIVKNEENSETRQKQQKQQEFQDVTNDEHPQSQEAEEDQESQQNKAGTQEVQQQQENDANQEAREENNTEGKPADSNSGESFPGGGNTVIPQESKESKKSWSTQAAQSENEKERRKEESGVMGSIYGYTWQLCNVTAGPDYIPCLDNEKALRKLRTTGHFEHRERHCPEEGPTCLVTLPEGYKRPILWPKSRDKIWYHNVPHVKLAEVKGHQNWVKVMGEFLTFPGGGTQFIHGAVHYIDFIQQSVPSIAWGKHTRVILDVGCGVASFGGYLFERDVLTMSFAPKDEHEAQVQFALERGIPAISAVMGSQRLPFPSRVFDIVHCARCRVPWHAEGGLLLLELNRVLRPGGYFVWSATPVYQTLQEDVEIWKDMSSLTASMCWDLVTIKKDKLNSIGAAIYRKPSSNDCYDQRKHKRPPMCKNDDDPNAAWYVPLQSCMHRIPVDETQRGTRWPEAWPRRLQAPPYWLNSSQMGIYGKPAPQDFVADHEHWKQVVKTSYMNSLGISWSDVRNVMDMRAVYGGFAAALRDLRVWVLNVVNVDSPDTLPIIYERGLFGIYHDWCESFSTYPRSYDLLHADHLFSKLKKRCRLDPIMAEVDRIVRPGGKLIVRDESSAIGEVENLLKSLHWEVHLTFSKNQEGMLSAQKGNWRPDTYVESS, encoded by the exons ATGGCACCAGGAAAGTCTCGAAGTAGCAAACgttcatcctcatcatcaactTCATACGCATCGACAATAACAACAGTGGTGTTTTTAGCACTGTGTGTTTTGGCTATATGGATGTTAACCTCCAACTCTGTAGCTCCTCCTCAAACCAGCAGTCGCACTGCAACCACCAAATCCAACGTTAAAAAAGATCCTCCTGCTTTTGAAGACAATCCCGGTGATCTCCCCGATGATGCCATCAAGTTTGATGAGGAATCTAACAATGATAGAAAGTCTCAGCAAGATCAGAAGTCGGAGTCCTCCTCGATTGGGAATGCCAAGGACCCGAACATGGAGGATGGTGATGATGGTATAAATGATAAACAAGAGACTTCACGTGTAAAAGAATCTGCTGAAGAGCATGAGGAAAGGCAAAAAGAAAACGAGAAGCAGATATCTGATCAGGAAAGCCAGCAAACAAGTGATGAAGAAAACGAAGAAAATCAAAAGGTTGATGGGGACGCTAAGACTTATTCTCAAGAATCAGAGAACCAAAAGCTAGGTGAAGATCAACAGCATGGTACGGAACAACAACATCAATATGTTGTAAGCCAAGATGAAAATCCTCGGGAGTTTCAGAGTCGGATATCAAATCGAGATCAAGAACCACGTCTACAACAACAACTACGTGAAGATGAAAACCGTGGAAACACCCAAGATTCTAAGAATGATGAAGATCAACAACTacaaaaacaacaagaagaagaaattgtaaaaaatgaagaaaactctGAGACTCGacagaaacaacaaaaacaGCAAGAATTTCAAGATGTGACTAATGATGAACACCCACAATCCCAGGAAGCAGAAGAGGATCAAGAATCTCAACAAAACAAAGCAGGAACTCAAGAAGTTCAGCAACAACAAGAGAATGACGCCAACCAAGAAGCCAGAGAGGAGAATAACACTGAAGGTAAGCCCGCAGATTCAAACTCGGGCGAGTCATTCCCCGGTGGGGGGAATACAGTGATTCCACAAGAGTCGAAGGAGTCAAAGAAGTCGTGGTCGACTCAGGCAGCCCAGTCGGAGAACGAGAAAGAGAGACGCAAGGAAGAATCGGGCGTCATGGGGAGCATTTACGGGTACACGTGGCAGCTATGTAACGTCACGGCCGGTCCTGATTACATACCCTGTTTGGACAATGAGAAAGCTCTGAGAAAATTGCGCACAACTGGACACTTCGAGCATCGAGAGAGGCACTGTCCCGAGGAGGGACCCACGTGCTTAGTTACACTTCCGGAGGGGTACAAAAGGCCAATCTTGTGGCCTAAAAGCAGAGACAAG ATTTGGTACCACAACGTACCACATGTGAAGCTTGCGGAGGTAAAAGGGCACCAAAACTGGGTTAAGGTAATGGGTGAGTTCTTGACTTTTCCAGGTGGTGGGACCCAATTCATACATGGCGCGGTCCACTACATTGATTTTATTCAACAG TCGGTACCTAGCATTGCTTGGGGGAAGCACACTCGAGTAATTTTGGATGTTGGTTGCGGGGTTGCCAGCTTTGGGGGTTATCTTTTCGAAAGAGACGTTCTTACCATGTCTTTTGCTCCCAAAGATGAACACGAGGCCCAAGTTCAGTTTGCACTCGAGAGGGGCATACCTGCAATATCAGCTGTCATGGGTTCTCAACGCCTTCCATTTCCGAGTAGGGTCTTTGATATTGTGCACTGTGCACGTTGTAGAGTGCCTTGGCATGCAGAAG GTGGTTTGCTTCTTTTGGAGTTGAACCGCGTTCTGAGGCCAGGAGGTTATTTTGTTTGGTCAGCAACTCCTGTGTACCAAACCCTCCAAGAAGATGTGGAAATCTGGAAGG ATATGTCTTCACTTACGGCTTCCATGTGTTGGGACCTTGTCACCATCAAGAAGgataaattaaattcaattggTGCTGCCATTTACCGCAAACCCAGCTCAAATGATTGCTATGACCAGAGAAAGCATAAACGTCCACCAATGTGCAAAAATGACGATGATCCGAATGCCGCctg GTATGTGCCTTTGCAGTCATGCATGCATCGTATACCTGTTGACGAGACTCAGAGAGGAACGCGATGGCCTGAGGCTTGGCCTCGTCGACTGCAGGCACCTCCTTACTGGTTAAACAGCTCTCAGATGGGCATTTACGGGAAACCAGCTCCTCAAGATTTTGTAGCAGATCATGAACACTGGAAGCAAGTGGTGAAAACTTCATACATGAACAGTTTGGGGATCAGTTGGTCTGATGTGAGAAATGTCATGGACATGAGAGCTGTCTATGGGGG GTTTGCTGCAGCTCTGAGGGACCTTCGAGTTTGGGTCTTGAACGTGGTGAATGTAGACTCTCCAGATACACTCCCCATTATCTATGAGCGAGGCCTTTTTGGGATATACCATGATTGGTGTGAATCCTTCAGCACTTACCCACGTAGTTATGATCTACTTCATGCCGATCATCTTTTCTCAAAGCTCAAAAAGAG GTGTAGACTTGATCCGATAATGGCAGAGGTTGATAGAATCGTAAGACCAGGAGGTAAATTGATTGTTCGTGATGAGTCGAGCGCAATAGGGGAAGTTGAGAACTTGCTCAAGTCTCTGCACTGGGAGGTTCATTTGACCTTCTCCAAGAACCAAGAAGGGATGCTTAGTGCACAGAAAGGCAATTGGCGACCGGACACATATGTAGAGTCTTCCTAG